One Bubalus bubalis isolate 160015118507 breed Murrah chromosome 10, NDDB_SH_1, whole genome shotgun sequence genomic window carries:
- the ERMARD gene encoding endoplasmic reticulum membrane-associated RNA degradation protein isoform X1 yields the protein MRLREGAWRARVIPRRRGGKPEVMEILVGEPIATCLSPSVYDMICKLGFEVRESCDISSIVTQNGEVCWKKITDCVVYTESAQGLDHRESVRLLGPLCQAVHLHLSSLPEGQFEMRYAPALQWTGVPELFPEILGALRSPESPSVSLSLMKLSSCLERALGDVYLLIGKDCPFLLRDLLASEELAQVFGQPVMDVLKVFVGSPRGLNLRNVLWHGFAAPQEVPPKCLLFPARYCSMMVLLAAGLGQLLAGFLQQTGFTLARRPFVTLRSLEDLIVFPDVTSEVLSVLEEVMKKSTFILKIMLPYWEVALTKLKSHRFADCAILLLMQLETGLRRVFAEVNECPKRLLTAESTALYTTFDEILAKHLNDGKINQLPLFLGEPAMEFLWDFLNHQEGPRLRDRLSHGEVSLPEFPKEAASQLLAFCFVLLLRFIDEDLLAVFKEKAVVRSLIHLAGTYVSRCHPASQLKKQVLSCEGSIGAWPLLPLPEEAEREPVRSEGDSETDACSSLITEIVAELCCHVPETHRAADLPGPLPPEEWPRLLHVLCSIPVRTLFCPRAVLEVLAVLRRVSAHCRRVCGQVAVCVELRRRQWEDRSLRSRQRRNYLRLVRSMKLLSPMLYLILLLIALELINIHMVLGKNASEYQQYLRFLKCVLQYTENLAACTRQDRNKWDDAVRLTRTALLKIWTFIEKKQMLMHLAKKSTSKVV from the exons ATATTAGTTGGGGAGCCGATTGCCACCTGTCTTTCTCCTTCAGTGTATGACATGATCTGTAAACTTGGGTTTGAAGTCAGAGAAAGTTGCGACATCAGCAGTATTGTAACTCAAAACGGTGAAGTATGCTGGAAGAAAATTACAGACTGCGTGGTTTATACAGAATCAG CCCAGGGTCTGGACCACCGGGAAAGCGTGCGGCTGCTGGGCCCTTTGTGCCAGGCTGTCCACCTGCATCTGTCGTCTCTGCCCGAGGGGCAGTTTGAAATGCGATACGCACCGGCGCTCCAGTGGACAGGTGTTCCAGAG TTATTTCCTGAAATACTTGGCGCCTTGAGGAGTCCTGAATCTCCCAGTGTTTCCCTCAGCCTCATGAAGCTCTCGTCGTGTCTGGAGCGAGCCCTGGGTGAT GTATATTTACTGATTGGGAAGGACTGCCCCTTTCTTTTAAGAGATCTGCTCGCATCTGAGGAACTTGCTCAAGTCTTTGGGCAGCCTGTG ATGGACGTGCTCAAGGTCTTCGTGGGCTCTCCGCGCGGGCTCAACCTCCGCAACGTCCTGTGGCACGGCTTCGCGGCCCCTCAGGAGGTTCCGCCCAA GTGTCTGCTGTTTCCCGCTAGATACTGCTCGATGATGGTGCTGTTAGCAGCAGGCCTGGGCCAGCTCCTGGCCGGCTTCCTTCAGCAGACGGGCTTCACGTTGGCCCGCCGACCTTTCGTGACTCTTAGGAGCCTAGAGGATTTGATCGTTTTTCCTG ATGTTACATCTGAGGTGCTTTCAGTATTAGAAGAAGTGATGAAGAAGTCCACGTTTATACTGAAAATCATGTTGCCATATTGGGAAGTTGCATTAACCAAGTTAAAGTCTCACAG GTTTGCTGACTGTGCCATATTGTTGTTGATGCAGCTGGAGACTGGACTTAGGAGGGTGTTTGCTGAAGTTAACGAATGTCCAAAGAGACTTCTCACTGCTGAG tCAACAGCTCTTTATACTACCTTCGATGAA ATATTGGCAAAACACTTGAATGATGGTAAAATCAACCAACTTCCTCTTTTCCTGGGAGAGCCTGCAATG GAATTTCTCTGGGATTTCCTAAACCATCAGGAGGGTCCCCGTCTAAGAGATCGGTTAAGCCATGGGGAAGTCAGTTTACCTGAATTTCCGAAAGAAGCAGCCAGTCAGCTGCTTGCGTTTTGCTTTGTCCTTTTACTCAGATTTATTGATGAAGATCTGTTAGCAGTGTTTAAG GAAAAAGCAGTGGTGAGGTCACTGATTCACCTTGCAGGAACCTACGTTTCTCGCTGCCACCCAGCTTCTCAGCTTAAAAAACAG GTGCTGAGCTGTGAGGGGAGCATTGGAGCTTGGCCTCTGCTGCCTTTGCCCGAAGAAGCTGAAAGGGAGCCTGTGCG ATCAGAAGGTGATTCTGAAACAGATGCCTGCAGCTCTTTAATCACAGAAATCGTGGCTGAGCTGTGTTGCCATGTGCCTGAGACACACCGCGCTGCCGACCTCCCAGGGCCCCTTCCTCCTGAGGA GTGGCCCCGGCTGCTCCACGTGCTCTGCAGCATCCCCGTGCGGACCCTCTTCTGCCCCCGAGCTGTCCTGGAGGTGCTGGCTGTGCTCCGGAGGGTCAGCGCCCACTGCCGCCGCGTCTGTGGCCAGGTAGCCGTGTGCGTGGAGCTGAGGCGCCGGCAATGGGAGGACCGAAGCCTGCGCTCGCGGCAGAGGCGGAACTACCTGCGTCTGGTGCGCAG TATGAAGCTTCTGTCTCCGATGCTTTACCTGATTTTATTGCTGATTGCGCTGGAATTGATCAACATTCACATGGTTCTTGGGAAGAATGCTTCAGAATACCAGCAGTACCTGAG GTTCTTAAAGTGCGTCTTGCAGTACACAGAGAACCTTGCAGCTTGCACCAGGCAAGACAGGAACAAGTGGGACGACGCTGTCCGTCTCACACGCACAGCTTTGTTGAAGATTTGGACTTTTATTGAGAAGAAACAGATGTTAATGCATTTAGCCAAGAAATCCACCAGTAAAGTCGTCTGA
- the ERMARD gene encoding endoplasmic reticulum membrane-associated RNA degradation protein isoform X7, producing the protein MRLREGAWRARVIPRRRGGKPEVMEILVGEPIATCLSPSVYDMICKLGFEVRESCDISSIVTQNGEVCWKKITDCVVYTESAQGLDHRESVRLLGPLCQAVHLHLSSLPEGQFEMRYAPALQWTGVPELFPEILGALRSPESPSVSLSLMKLSSCLERALGDVYLLIGKDCPFLLRDLLASEELAQVFGQPVMDVLKVFVGSPRGLNLRNVLWHGFAAPQEVPPKCLLFPARYCSMMVLLAAGLGQLLAGFLQQTGFTLARRPFVTLRSLEDLIVFPDVTSEVLSVLEEVMKKSTFILKIMLPYWEVALTKLKSHRFADCAILLLMQLETGLRRVFAEVNECPKRLLTAESTALYTTFDEILAKHLNDGKINQLPLFLGEPAMEKAVVRSLIHLAGTYVSRCHPASQLKKQVLSCEGSIGAWPLLPLPEEAEREPVRSEGDSETDACSSLITEIVAELCCHVPETHRAADLPGPLPPEEWPRLLHVLCSIPVRTLFCPRAVLEVLAVLRRVSAHCRRVCGQVAVCVELRRRQWEDRSLRSRQRRNYLRLVRSMKLLSPMLYLILLLIALELINIHMVLGKNASEYQQYLRFLKCVLQYTENLAACTRQDRNKWDDAVRLTRTALLKIWTFIEKKQMLMHLAKKSTSKVV; encoded by the exons ATATTAGTTGGGGAGCCGATTGCCACCTGTCTTTCTCCTTCAGTGTATGACATGATCTGTAAACTTGGGTTTGAAGTCAGAGAAAGTTGCGACATCAGCAGTATTGTAACTCAAAACGGTGAAGTATGCTGGAAGAAAATTACAGACTGCGTGGTTTATACAGAATCAG CCCAGGGTCTGGACCACCGGGAAAGCGTGCGGCTGCTGGGCCCTTTGTGCCAGGCTGTCCACCTGCATCTGTCGTCTCTGCCCGAGGGGCAGTTTGAAATGCGATACGCACCGGCGCTCCAGTGGACAGGTGTTCCAGAG TTATTTCCTGAAATACTTGGCGCCTTGAGGAGTCCTGAATCTCCCAGTGTTTCCCTCAGCCTCATGAAGCTCTCGTCGTGTCTGGAGCGAGCCCTGGGTGAT GTATATTTACTGATTGGGAAGGACTGCCCCTTTCTTTTAAGAGATCTGCTCGCATCTGAGGAACTTGCTCAAGTCTTTGGGCAGCCTGTG ATGGACGTGCTCAAGGTCTTCGTGGGCTCTCCGCGCGGGCTCAACCTCCGCAACGTCCTGTGGCACGGCTTCGCGGCCCCTCAGGAGGTTCCGCCCAA GTGTCTGCTGTTTCCCGCTAGATACTGCTCGATGATGGTGCTGTTAGCAGCAGGCCTGGGCCAGCTCCTGGCCGGCTTCCTTCAGCAGACGGGCTTCACGTTGGCCCGCCGACCTTTCGTGACTCTTAGGAGCCTAGAGGATTTGATCGTTTTTCCTG ATGTTACATCTGAGGTGCTTTCAGTATTAGAAGAAGTGATGAAGAAGTCCACGTTTATACTGAAAATCATGTTGCCATATTGGGAAGTTGCATTAACCAAGTTAAAGTCTCACAG GTTTGCTGACTGTGCCATATTGTTGTTGATGCAGCTGGAGACTGGACTTAGGAGGGTGTTTGCTGAAGTTAACGAATGTCCAAAGAGACTTCTCACTGCTGAG tCAACAGCTCTTTATACTACCTTCGATGAA ATATTGGCAAAACACTTGAATGATGGTAAAATCAACCAACTTCCTCTTTTCCTGGGAGAGCCTGCAATG GAAAAAGCAGTGGTGAGGTCACTGATTCACCTTGCAGGAACCTACGTTTCTCGCTGCCACCCAGCTTCTCAGCTTAAAAAACAG GTGCTGAGCTGTGAGGGGAGCATTGGAGCTTGGCCTCTGCTGCCTTTGCCCGAAGAAGCTGAAAGGGAGCCTGTGCG ATCAGAAGGTGATTCTGAAACAGATGCCTGCAGCTCTTTAATCACAGAAATCGTGGCTGAGCTGTGTTGCCATGTGCCTGAGACACACCGCGCTGCCGACCTCCCAGGGCCCCTTCCTCCTGAGGA GTGGCCCCGGCTGCTCCACGTGCTCTGCAGCATCCCCGTGCGGACCCTCTTCTGCCCCCGAGCTGTCCTGGAGGTGCTGGCTGTGCTCCGGAGGGTCAGCGCCCACTGCCGCCGCGTCTGTGGCCAGGTAGCCGTGTGCGTGGAGCTGAGGCGCCGGCAATGGGAGGACCGAAGCCTGCGCTCGCGGCAGAGGCGGAACTACCTGCGTCTGGTGCGCAG TATGAAGCTTCTGTCTCCGATGCTTTACCTGATTTTATTGCTGATTGCGCTGGAATTGATCAACATTCACATGGTTCTTGGGAAGAATGCTTCAGAATACCAGCAGTACCTGAG GTTCTTAAAGTGCGTCTTGCAGTACACAGAGAACCTTGCAGCTTGCACCAGGCAAGACAGGAACAAGTGGGACGACGCTGTCCGTCTCACACGCACAGCTTTGTTGAAGATTTGGACTTTTATTGAGAAGAAACAGATGTTAATGCATTTAGCCAAGAAATCCACCAGTAAAGTCGTCTGA
- the ERMARD gene encoding endoplasmic reticulum membrane-associated RNA degradation protein isoform X4, whose translation MWEILVGEPIATCLSPSVYDMICKLGFEVRESCDISSIVTQNGEVCWKKITDCVVYTESAQGLDHRESVRLLGPLCQAVHLHLSSLPEGQFEMRYAPALQWTGVPELFPEILGALRSPESPSVSLSLMKLSSCLERALGDVYLLIGKDCPFLLRDLLASEELAQVFGQPVMDVLKVFVGSPRGLNLRNVLWHGFAAPQEVPPKCLLFPARYCSMMVLLAAGLGQLLAGFLQQTGFTLARRPFVTLRSLEDLIVFPDVTSEVLSVLEEVMKKSTFILKIMLPYWEVALTKLKSHRFADCAILLLMQLETGLRRVFAEVNECPKRLLTAESTALYTTFDEILAKHLNDGKINQLPLFLGEPAMEFLWDFLNHQEGPRLRDRLSHGEVSLPEFPKEAASQLLAFCFVLLLRFIDEDLLAVFKEKAVVRSLIHLAGTYVSRCHPASQLKKQVLSCEGSIGAWPLLPLPEEAEREPVRSEGDSETDACSSLITEIVAELCCHVPETHRAADLPGPLPPEEWPRLLHVLCSIPVRTLFCPRAVLEVLAVLRRVSAHCRRVCGQVAVCVELRRRQWEDRSLRSRQRRNYLRLVRSMKLLSPMLYLILLLIALELINIHMVLGKNASEYQQYLRFLKCVLQYTENLAACTRQDRNKWDDAVRLTRTALLKIWTFIEKKQMLMHLAKKSTSKVV comes from the exons ATATTAGTTGGGGAGCCGATTGCCACCTGTCTTTCTCCTTCAGTGTATGACATGATCTGTAAACTTGGGTTTGAAGTCAGAGAAAGTTGCGACATCAGCAGTATTGTAACTCAAAACGGTGAAGTATGCTGGAAGAAAATTACAGACTGCGTGGTTTATACAGAATCAG CCCAGGGTCTGGACCACCGGGAAAGCGTGCGGCTGCTGGGCCCTTTGTGCCAGGCTGTCCACCTGCATCTGTCGTCTCTGCCCGAGGGGCAGTTTGAAATGCGATACGCACCGGCGCTCCAGTGGACAGGTGTTCCAGAG TTATTTCCTGAAATACTTGGCGCCTTGAGGAGTCCTGAATCTCCCAGTGTTTCCCTCAGCCTCATGAAGCTCTCGTCGTGTCTGGAGCGAGCCCTGGGTGAT GTATATTTACTGATTGGGAAGGACTGCCCCTTTCTTTTAAGAGATCTGCTCGCATCTGAGGAACTTGCTCAAGTCTTTGGGCAGCCTGTG ATGGACGTGCTCAAGGTCTTCGTGGGCTCTCCGCGCGGGCTCAACCTCCGCAACGTCCTGTGGCACGGCTTCGCGGCCCCTCAGGAGGTTCCGCCCAA GTGTCTGCTGTTTCCCGCTAGATACTGCTCGATGATGGTGCTGTTAGCAGCAGGCCTGGGCCAGCTCCTGGCCGGCTTCCTTCAGCAGACGGGCTTCACGTTGGCCCGCCGACCTTTCGTGACTCTTAGGAGCCTAGAGGATTTGATCGTTTTTCCTG ATGTTACATCTGAGGTGCTTTCAGTATTAGAAGAAGTGATGAAGAAGTCCACGTTTATACTGAAAATCATGTTGCCATATTGGGAAGTTGCATTAACCAAGTTAAAGTCTCACAG GTTTGCTGACTGTGCCATATTGTTGTTGATGCAGCTGGAGACTGGACTTAGGAGGGTGTTTGCTGAAGTTAACGAATGTCCAAAGAGACTTCTCACTGCTGAG tCAACAGCTCTTTATACTACCTTCGATGAA ATATTGGCAAAACACTTGAATGATGGTAAAATCAACCAACTTCCTCTTTTCCTGGGAGAGCCTGCAATG GAATTTCTCTGGGATTTCCTAAACCATCAGGAGGGTCCCCGTCTAAGAGATCGGTTAAGCCATGGGGAAGTCAGTTTACCTGAATTTCCGAAAGAAGCAGCCAGTCAGCTGCTTGCGTTTTGCTTTGTCCTTTTACTCAGATTTATTGATGAAGATCTGTTAGCAGTGTTTAAG GAAAAAGCAGTGGTGAGGTCACTGATTCACCTTGCAGGAACCTACGTTTCTCGCTGCCACCCAGCTTCTCAGCTTAAAAAACAG GTGCTGAGCTGTGAGGGGAGCATTGGAGCTTGGCCTCTGCTGCCTTTGCCCGAAGAAGCTGAAAGGGAGCCTGTGCG ATCAGAAGGTGATTCTGAAACAGATGCCTGCAGCTCTTTAATCACAGAAATCGTGGCTGAGCTGTGTTGCCATGTGCCTGAGACACACCGCGCTGCCGACCTCCCAGGGCCCCTTCCTCCTGAGGA GTGGCCCCGGCTGCTCCACGTGCTCTGCAGCATCCCCGTGCGGACCCTCTTCTGCCCCCGAGCTGTCCTGGAGGTGCTGGCTGTGCTCCGGAGGGTCAGCGCCCACTGCCGCCGCGTCTGTGGCCAGGTAGCCGTGTGCGTGGAGCTGAGGCGCCGGCAATGGGAGGACCGAAGCCTGCGCTCGCGGCAGAGGCGGAACTACCTGCGTCTGGTGCGCAG TATGAAGCTTCTGTCTCCGATGCTTTACCTGATTTTATTGCTGATTGCGCTGGAATTGATCAACATTCACATGGTTCTTGGGAAGAATGCTTCAGAATACCAGCAGTACCTGAG GTTCTTAAAGTGCGTCTTGCAGTACACAGAGAACCTTGCAGCTTGCACCAGGCAAGACAGGAACAAGTGGGACGACGCTGTCCGTCTCACACGCACAGCTTTGTTGAAGATTTGGACTTTTATTGAGAAGAAACAGATGTTAATGCATTTAGCCAAGAAATCCACCAGTAAAGTCGTCTGA
- the ERMARD gene encoding endoplasmic reticulum membrane-associated RNA degradation protein isoform X8 → MRLREGAWRARVIPRRRGGKPEVMEILVGEPIATCLSPSVYDMICKLGFEVRESCDISSIVTQNGEVCWKKITDCVVYTESAQGLDHRESVRLLGPLCQAVHLHLSSLPEGQFEMRYAPALQWTGVPELFPEILGALRSPESPSVSLSLMKLSSCLERALGDVYLLIGKDCPFLLRDLLASEELAQVFGQPVMDVLKVFVGSPRGLNLRNVLWHGFAAPQEVPPKCLLFPARYCSMMVLLAAGLGQLLAGFLQQTGFTLARRPFVTLRSLEDLIVFPDVTSEVLSVLEEVMKKSTFILKIMLPYWEVALTKLKSHRFADCAILLLMQLETGLRRVFAEVNECPKRLLTAEILAKHLNDGKINQLPLFLGEPAMEKAVVRSLIHLAGTYVSRCHPASQLKKQVLSCEGSIGAWPLLPLPEEAEREPVRSEGDSETDACSSLITEIVAELCCHVPETHRAADLPGPLPPEEWPRLLHVLCSIPVRTLFCPRAVLEVLAVLRRVSAHCRRVCGQVAVCVELRRRQWEDRSLRSRQRRNYLRLVRSMKLLSPMLYLILLLIALELINIHMVLGKNASEYQQYLRFLKCVLQYTENLAACTRQDRNKWDDAVRLTRTALLKIWTFIEKKQMLMHLAKKSTSKVV, encoded by the exons ATATTAGTTGGGGAGCCGATTGCCACCTGTCTTTCTCCTTCAGTGTATGACATGATCTGTAAACTTGGGTTTGAAGTCAGAGAAAGTTGCGACATCAGCAGTATTGTAACTCAAAACGGTGAAGTATGCTGGAAGAAAATTACAGACTGCGTGGTTTATACAGAATCAG CCCAGGGTCTGGACCACCGGGAAAGCGTGCGGCTGCTGGGCCCTTTGTGCCAGGCTGTCCACCTGCATCTGTCGTCTCTGCCCGAGGGGCAGTTTGAAATGCGATACGCACCGGCGCTCCAGTGGACAGGTGTTCCAGAG TTATTTCCTGAAATACTTGGCGCCTTGAGGAGTCCTGAATCTCCCAGTGTTTCCCTCAGCCTCATGAAGCTCTCGTCGTGTCTGGAGCGAGCCCTGGGTGAT GTATATTTACTGATTGGGAAGGACTGCCCCTTTCTTTTAAGAGATCTGCTCGCATCTGAGGAACTTGCTCAAGTCTTTGGGCAGCCTGTG ATGGACGTGCTCAAGGTCTTCGTGGGCTCTCCGCGCGGGCTCAACCTCCGCAACGTCCTGTGGCACGGCTTCGCGGCCCCTCAGGAGGTTCCGCCCAA GTGTCTGCTGTTTCCCGCTAGATACTGCTCGATGATGGTGCTGTTAGCAGCAGGCCTGGGCCAGCTCCTGGCCGGCTTCCTTCAGCAGACGGGCTTCACGTTGGCCCGCCGACCTTTCGTGACTCTTAGGAGCCTAGAGGATTTGATCGTTTTTCCTG ATGTTACATCTGAGGTGCTTTCAGTATTAGAAGAAGTGATGAAGAAGTCCACGTTTATACTGAAAATCATGTTGCCATATTGGGAAGTTGCATTAACCAAGTTAAAGTCTCACAG GTTTGCTGACTGTGCCATATTGTTGTTGATGCAGCTGGAGACTGGACTTAGGAGGGTGTTTGCTGAAGTTAACGAATGTCCAAAGAGACTTCTCACTGCTGAG ATATTGGCAAAACACTTGAATGATGGTAAAATCAACCAACTTCCTCTTTTCCTGGGAGAGCCTGCAATG GAAAAAGCAGTGGTGAGGTCACTGATTCACCTTGCAGGAACCTACGTTTCTCGCTGCCACCCAGCTTCTCAGCTTAAAAAACAG GTGCTGAGCTGTGAGGGGAGCATTGGAGCTTGGCCTCTGCTGCCTTTGCCCGAAGAAGCTGAAAGGGAGCCTGTGCG ATCAGAAGGTGATTCTGAAACAGATGCCTGCAGCTCTTTAATCACAGAAATCGTGGCTGAGCTGTGTTGCCATGTGCCTGAGACACACCGCGCTGCCGACCTCCCAGGGCCCCTTCCTCCTGAGGA GTGGCCCCGGCTGCTCCACGTGCTCTGCAGCATCCCCGTGCGGACCCTCTTCTGCCCCCGAGCTGTCCTGGAGGTGCTGGCTGTGCTCCGGAGGGTCAGCGCCCACTGCCGCCGCGTCTGTGGCCAGGTAGCCGTGTGCGTGGAGCTGAGGCGCCGGCAATGGGAGGACCGAAGCCTGCGCTCGCGGCAGAGGCGGAACTACCTGCGTCTGGTGCGCAG TATGAAGCTTCTGTCTCCGATGCTTTACCTGATTTTATTGCTGATTGCGCTGGAATTGATCAACATTCACATGGTTCTTGGGAAGAATGCTTCAGAATACCAGCAGTACCTGAG GTTCTTAAAGTGCGTCTTGCAGTACACAGAGAACCTTGCAGCTTGCACCAGGCAAGACAGGAACAAGTGGGACGACGCTGTCCGTCTCACACGCACAGCTTTGTTGAAGATTTGGACTTTTATTGAGAAGAAACAGATGTTAATGCATTTAGCCAAGAAATCCACCAGTAAAGTCGTCTGA